From a region of the Phragmites australis chromosome 21, lpPhrAust1.1, whole genome shotgun sequence genome:
- the LOC133903624 gene encoding cyclic dof factor 1-like, translated as MAGTAQQTHRPDCLLTSLHQPAICLVLCYERQQQGDKRSQELLVARERGTEGEDQGGGAEMGECRGGDCLIKLFGMTIPVPEAGDAKDLQHSGSSSSTESDAQENTHQDTSDPSPQPEVVDAEDPKSSLEPQQQPGCDAASQREKLKKPDKVLPCPRCNSMDTKFCYFNNYNVNQPRHFCKNCQRYWTAGGAMRNVPVGAGRRKNKNAVAVSHFLQRVQATLPASDPIKTNGTVLSFGHGAPALDLSEQVAHLKEKLLIPIGSAGNPSTGPCSQGSSNEDYENQGTSKDVTVEKPANGVHHPSMNGAPMWPYSYAPPPAFYSSGIAIPIYPAAPGYWGCMVPGAWSLPWPVQSPTQGLSSPTSALSFSSGPDSLTLGKHPREGDEGRGHGSGKVWAPKTIRIDDVDEVARSSIWSLIRIEGDKKDADTGGHKLGTVFELKGEAKTAKQAMITSSPLLHANPVALTRSVTFHEGS; from the exons ATGGCCGGCACAGCGCAGCAGACGCACAGACCAGATTGCCTCCTCACCAGCCTGCATCAGCCAGCGATTTGTCTCGTTCTTTGCTACGAGCGGCAGCAGCAAGGAGACAAGAGAAGCCAGGAGCTTTTGgtggcgagagagagagggacaGAGGGAGAAGACCAAGGAGGAGGCGCAGAGATGGGTGAGTGCAGAGGAGGGGACTGCCTGATCAAGCTGTTCGGGATGACGATCCCCGTGCCGGAGGCCGGCGACGCTAAG GATCTTCAGcacagtggcagcagcagctcgACTGAATCCGATGCCCAGGAGAACACGCACCAGGACACGTCGGACCCGTCCCCGCAGCCGGAGGTCGTGGACGCCGAGGACCCCAAGAGCTCGCTGgagccgcagcagcagccgggCTGCGACGCGGCCAGCCAGAGGGAGAAGCTGAAGAAGCCCGACAAAGTGCTGCCGTGCCCGCGGTGCAACAGCATGGACACCAAGTTCTGCTACTTCAACAACTACAACGTCAACCAGCCGCGCCACTTCTGCAAGAATTGCCAGCGGTACTGGACCGCCGGCGGCGCCATGCGGAACGTGCCCGTGGGGGCCGGCCGGCGCAAGAACAAGAACGCCGTCGCCGTCTCCCACTTCCTCCAGAGGGTCCAGGCCACGCTGCCCGCCAGCGACCCGATCAAGACCAACGGCACGGTGCTCAGCTTCGGCCACGGCGCGCCCGCCCTGGACCTCTCCGAGCAGGTGGCCCACTTGAAGGAGAAGCTTCTCATCCCGATCGGGAGCGCCGGCAACCCGTCCACAGGTCCTTGCAGTCAAGGATCGAGCAACGAGGACTACGAGAACCAGGGTACCAGCAAGGATGTCACTGTAGAGAAACCTGCAAATGGAGTGCACCATCCTAGCATGAATGGCGCACCCATGTGGCCATACAGCTACGCACCACCTCCGGCATTCTACTCCTCAGGCATAGCAATTCCGATATATCCGGCTGCCCCTGGTTACTGGGGCTGCATGGTTCCCGGAGCTTGGAGCCTTCCATGGCCGGTGCAGTCTCCGACGCAAGGCCTCTCGTCGCCCaccagtgctctttctttctcctcAGGGCCTGACTCCCTCACACTAGGCAAGCATCCCAGGGAGGGTGACGAAGGAAGAGGCCATGGAAGTGGCAAGGTGTGGGCTCCAAAGACAATCCGGATAGACGACGTCGACGAGGTGGCCAGGAGCTCAATCTGGTCGCTGATCAGGATCGAAGGCGACAAGAAGGATGCAGACACCGGCGGGCACAAGCTTGGGACGGTGTTCGAGCTGAAGGGTGAGGCCAAGACGGCGAAACAGGCGATGATCACAAGCTCGCCGCTCCTGCACGCGAACCCTGTCGCGCTAACGCGCTCGGTGACCTTCCATGAGGGATCTTGA